The Chryseobacterium phocaeense genome includes the window CTCATGTTCTGTCATCGCTCGGAGCCATTTCCAAACAGTAATTTCATGGCCGGGAGGAGTCAGGCACTTGCCTTTGAGGTCTTCATCGGATAGTCCGCGGATAATCTCAATTGTTTGCCTGTGCATTTCATTAAAGAAGGCCATCACATTCTCATAGCCGTCTGCCAGCTCTTTTCCACAGCCCTGATATGCACTTTTTCTTCCCGAAATGGTTTCTCCGTACATATACCTTTCTATTGCAGCAATATGTCTGATCTGATCACCGATGGTGAATTTTCCGGGTTTATAAGAGAAGTCAAGATGCTCAGCCGGAACTACTTCAAGAAGCCGCAGTGTTCTTGCCCGTATTTTTTCATAATAATCAATAAATGAGGCCGCAGATGTTATTTCCATACGATCAGTTTTTAAAGAGGAAAATTATCGAAAATACCTGGACAGACAAAGAATTCAGGCATTATTTTCTGTTAAATTCTAGTGGCTGCTGAAAAACTCCAGCATATTTTCCAGTGCCGTTTCAGAATGCATCCTTTCCCCGTTTTCCAGCGATTCCTTTGTAGCTTCGGCTGCTCTTTTCCGCATTTCAGTTTCATAATGACGGATCGCTTCATGTAAACTGCTGAATTGATTAGAGGTAAGACATTTACTAAGTTCCAGCGCATCAAGCAGGGCCATATTGGCGCCTTCCCCGGCAAAAGGAGGCATTACATGGGCTGCATCTCCAAGCAAGGTGAGATTAGGTTTCGTTTCCCAGGTCTGATCTAAAGGCATAGAATAGATCGGTCGTGGAATGAAAGGAACTGCAGCATTTTCAAACAGTTCAGACCATACAGGATTCCATTCCGAATATTCTGTTTTAAACCATTCGGTCATCCTGGTGGAATCTGAGAAATCAAGACCGCTTTCTGCTGCCCAGTTTTCATCCGTTCTGAAGCTTGCATAGAAGCCCAGGTCGCCGCCTCCTTTTTGACCTAAAAGAAGATTTTTGCTGTTCCCGAAAGCCATGATTTTCCCGTCTTTTATCAGTTTCTTAATATGAGGAGCATTGTTTCCGGCATCGTATACATTGCCTTCAAGCATTAAAATTCCCGAGTAGATGGGTTTGATATCCGTAAGGTATGGCCTGATTTTAGAATTGGCCCCATCAGCCGCAATCACAATATCTGCATAAACGGAAGTCCCGTTTTTAAAATTCAGCAGCCACCCTTGATTTTGAGGTTGCATTGAAATAAAGTGACTGTCCCATACTACCGTTTCGGGTCGTAAAGAATCAAGGAGCATATTCCTGAGCGGGCCGCGGTCTATTTCCGGGCGGAAGTATTCATTACCGAAATCTTCGTCAGGTTTTGTTTCGTGATCGGTAAATAGTATTTCTGCATGTTCATTCACGATCAGCATTTTATCCGCTCCCGGGCGATACTGTACTCTGAACTCTGTCATAAGATCCGCTTCACGGATGGCATCCAGTCCGGAACCTTCATGCATATCAAGGGGAGAACCCTGCACCCTGGCGTATTGGTTAAGATCTCTTTCATAAACTTTTACATCGGCGTTTTTAAGCTGTAAAAGTCTGGCAAGCATCAATCCCCCGGGACCGCCGCCAACTATGGCAATTGATTTATTATCTGTTAACATTGTATTGTATTTACTGAGGCAAAGTTATTTCTGCTTCAGCACGGATAATAGTATAAATCGGTCATTTTTATTTTGAGATAATTCTTTTGGGGCAACCCCGGAAAATTTTCTGATCTCTTTAATGAAATGGGTCTGGTCTGCAAAATTAAGTTCAGGAAACAATTTACCTTCTGCAATATGTTCCAGAGAGGCCCGGAAACGTAAAATGGTACAATAGGCTTTTAAAGAAAGTCCCAGACGCTGATTGAAGTAGCGGTTAATTTGTCTGCTGCTCCAGCCTGTTTTTTCTGAAAGTTCCTTCACGCTCATCTCACCGTTTGACGAGTAGATCAGATCGAAAAGCTTCAACTTTCTTTCATCAGTTTTTTCAGGCAGAAGTTCAGCGATCTTTTCGGAAACTTTTTGTTGAAATGTTTTCAGGTTTTCAAGATCATCAGGGGTAATATTCCAGAAATCATCAGGAAGATTTTTACCGCTATTGAGGAGGTCTGCAATAGAAGTGTGTAGAATATATTCAACAGCAAGCGGTCTGAAGCTTACGGCAAAAGCAATAGTCTGGGGTGGAATATTTCTCTGTTCAGGTGACGTTTCCAGTCCAATGAGAAAAACGCTGAAAGAATCTTCCGAACCGGACCGCATAAAAAACAGATCAACCCTTCCGTCCGGCATGATGACCACTTCTTTAGGTTCATCTGTAGGATTGTGAAACATGCCGATATTTTCTACAAAACTATTCAGCAGCGGATTGGGTTTAATAAATGTACAATAGAATTCGTCGTTCATGATGCAGTCAGAAGCTTTATTTCAAAAAATTAAATTACAAAAAATCAGAACCGGATGCAAGGATGAAAAAGTGATTAGTTTTAATCGAATTTCACGTATATCTTTATTTTGTGAATAATTTAAATTCAATTCTTGGAAAATTTGTAAATAACTTATAATTTAGATTCAAATCCTGGGCTTCTCTATGATTTTAATCTTAAGTCAGCGGAATTAACCCATCCCAAAAGAAATAAAGTAAGATAATAAATCAATATTTCAATCGGATTATAAATATTTACACTGGAAATTATTTTAGCTTTACCATAAGAAGTGAGCAGCGGCTATGAAATTAAAATTGGGAATTCTGGATCAGTCACCAACCATTAAGGGAGGAACCTCATTACAGGCGTTGAAGAACAGTATCGATCTTGCGGTGTTTGCTGATGAAGTAGGTTTTCACAGCGTAGTTTATTCCGAGCACCATGGAGTGGAGGCCTATGGAAGTTCAAGCCCTGAAATTCTTGCAGCTGTGGTGCTAAGTAAGACCAGCCGCATCAAAGTTGGAACCGGAGGGATTATGATGAAGAATTATTCGGCCTACAAAATCGCAGAATGGACAAAAATGCTGGGAAGCCTTTATCCTGAACGTTTTATTCTGGGATTGGGAAAAGCACCAGGCGGATTAAAAGATGCTGTATCCGCACTGAATAACCACCGGCCCGTTATTTTATCCAGTCAGGAAGCCAAACTTGAAGAGATCATTCAATATATAAAAGAAGAAAAGGGTATTTATGAAGATCTCATTGCTCAGCCTGTAACTCTAGATCATTTCCCGGAAATACTTTGGTTGGGTTCGGGAGTTCAGTCTGCAAAAGAAGCGGCCAGGCATGGTGTGGGATATTCCTATGCGGATTTCATGAGAAACGAACAGGGTAAAGAAAGGACCGAAACCTACCTAAATGAATTTGACAAAACCCGATACAGCCCCGTTCCTTCATTACAGCTGGCAGTTGCTGTATCAGTGGCGGAAACTCTGGAAACAGCCGAACTTAATGCCTATGGAATGGCCTATCAGTTTCTGCAGGCAAGGCATATTCAGGCACCGGAAGCGCTTTTGCCGGCAGAAATTATTCAGGAGAGAATAAAGGTAAATGAGGATGAAGAAGAGTTTTTTAAGATCCTGGATCACATTATCATTGATACGCCAGATAATATTTCGCAGAGGCTGCAGGAAAAGGCTGAGCTTTACAATACGGATGAACTGCTCATTCTCTGTAATATGTATAATGAATCGGACCGCATAAATACCTATAAAAGTATTATATTGGCTCATTAATAAACAACACCTTTTCCATGAGCTATAATATCCAGCTTTTCAGTATTCAGACTAAAGAAAAAGAACAGGCGGCCGATGACGACAGCTTTTTTGACCGTGAAGAAAACCTTGTTCCACTTACAGAAGAACAGATTTCCGGATTAAAGGAACGCTTGTTAAAATATAAATATGAACTGGTACATCAGGACAATTCAGGAATGCATTTCAACCATCCTGATGAAGATTTCGGAAAAGCACTGCTTACTGCAAACGGTTTGTATTTCAATGCCAGCCTTACAGAAAGCTCTATTTTTGAGGTAGGGATGACCGCTTCTGAATTTACCGATACCGGAGAGTTTGCTAAATATGATCCGCAAAATGAGGGCTGGGAAGAATTCTGATCCCAATACATATTGGATCTCTTTTTACATCCTTAGCTAGACGTGAATTCAGGAAAAGAAAACAATGAGCTGGAATTATTGGCAGGTGCTGTCCTGGCATTCGGACAAAACTCCGGCAACCCGGAAAATTTATAACGAAATAAAAAACTTATTGTTATCAAAATAAGTATTGAATAAAAACAGGATGCAGTGACTCAACTGCATCCTGTTTTGGGTTAATTTTTTCAATGATGTAAAAAATGCTGTCTTTCGAACAGGGTTTCTTCTGTTTCCCGGTGATCCGGATCATCTACACAGCAGTCCACTGGGCAGACTGTTTTGCATTGGGGCTCTTCATGGAATCCTTTACACTCCGTACACTTGCCGGGTACAATATAATAAACATCATCCGAATAAGCCTGCTGATAGGCATCTGCATCCACTTCCGAACCATCCGGGAAAGTTACTCTCCCTGAAAGTCTGGTCTTATCCTGCCATCGCCAGTCGATAGCCCCTTCATAAATTGCTGAATTGGGACATTCCGGTTCACAGGCACCACAGTTGATACAGGCATCCGTTATTGTAATTGCCATAAGGTTGGATTTTAAGGTTTTAAAAAAGGGGATTCTTTCGACAGCTTACCGTCTGGAGAAATCCCCTGTCTAAACATAAACTTAAATGAAAAAAACAGCCGGTTTCAGGAATTGATAGGCTCAAAACCCAAAACAGTCTTTATATTTTGTAATCAATTCGGTGCAATTTCTATGGAAAGGCCGTCCATGGCTCCGGTTAGCTGAATCTGGCATGCCAGCCTGCTGGAAGAATTTGTTGTAAACAGCTCGGATAAGAGCGCTTCTTCAATATCTCCTTTCTCAGGCAGGGCCGAGCTCTCACTTAAAATATAGCAGTGGCAGGTTGCGCACATGGCCATTCCGCCGCACATAGCTTCCATAGGCAGTTCATAGGCTTTACAGAGATCTTTAAGGCTGAGGCCCATATCCAGGGGGCATATCAGATGATGAACATTTCCATCCTGATCCTTTACTGTAATGGTAATTTCCTCCTTCATTGTCATTGTTTTATGGTGGTTTGTTTTTCTGGTTTGTTTGACAGGATTTCATGCTGTCCTTTGCTAAATCGTCCCTTCGGGACTCTCCCTAAGTTTAAATGTACTCTCAGAACGCCAGGGAGCTGTGTCTTAATACTATGATTATTCTACCTTTTCTATCTTTCTGGAGACCGCAATACTGATGAGTTTATTAAACTTATCTGAGTAGAGTGAAGATATTTTTGCCGGATCTTCAGGATCAAATAAGCCGGTCCGGATCACAGGTACACTGAAAGGAAGCGGCCACGCCCGTAGTGATTTTGCAATGACATCCATCGCGTTGATCCCCTGTACAGCCTGCAGGCCATCTGCCCAGCAGACCAATCCCACCTTTTTATCCGTGAGATAAGGGTGGTAGTAGCCGGCTGTAACCTCAAGCCAATCCAGGCAGTTTTTCATCACTCCGGGAATGCTGCCGTGATAAAGCGGGGCAAGCCAGAAATGAATATCTGCATCCAGAAAAAGCTGGGTCATACGTTCTACAGCCAAAGGAGTTTTGGTAAGCGTTACATCAAAAAGAGGGATTCCGGAATCTGCAAGGGTGAAAATTTCAGGTTGGATCCCCATTTGCTTAAGTTCCTCCATGAAATATTGAGAAATCCTGCCGGATGTAGATTCAGATCTTCTTTCCAGGGAGCCGTTAAATATAATTGCTTTCATAGTTTTCTAAGTTTTAAAAATGACTTTCGGCATACCGATTTCCCCGTACATCAGGCTTTTAACCCAGGGTTTCAGAAGTCCGGCAGCCAGCAAATAAAGGGAGGGATCATGATCTGCCCGTGCCCGGACCACTACTTTCTGATTTTTATAGGATTTCATATCGGCATACATAAGACGGCGTTTCCAGAGATCAAGCAGGATGGTTTCAGCATTATTTAAATCTGCATAAACCACGTAGGGAAATAATTTCTCCATTAAGATCATAAAAGCCCACGGAGGAATAATGGCATCCGTAGAGCAGATGATCCCTACAGCTTTTTCGTTGTATACAGAAAAGTCCACGGCAGCAATTGATTCTTTGAACTCCTTTTCCTTTACGATCATTCCCATAAAAAGATGGTCTTTGATGTCCAGTTCTACAATTTCTATTGTAGGTTTATAGTGTAAAAGATCAAAGGCGATAATTCCTGAAGCTTCAGCTTTATTGATGAAGGTTTTCTGTTCCATAATTCATTTTGATCAATAAAATTTATCTGATTTTTGAAAGGGCTTCTTCATATTTTCTTTCAACCGCTGACCAGTCCAGAACCGACCAGAATGAATCCAGATAATCTGCTCTTTTATTCTGATAGGCTAAATAATAGGCGTGTTCCCAGACATCTATTCCAAGGATAGGAAATCCTCTGTTCGCAGACTGGATATCCATCATTGGGTTATCCTGATTAGGAGTGGAAGTAATCGCCAATGATCCGCTGAATTTTACAAACAGCCACACCCATCCGGAACCGAACTGTCCCAGTCCTGCTTTTTTCATTTCAGCTTTAAGGTTTTCAAGGCTTTCAAAACCTGAATTAATGGCTTCTGCCAGTTTTCCTTCCGGGTTTAATTTAGGCTGGGGAGAAAGAATTTCCCAGAACAGAGAGTGGTTGTAGTGTCCTCCGCCATTGTTTCGTACAGCGGGACTGTATTCACTGATTCTTTGCAGTATGGAATCCAGATCGGTGGAAGTTTCTTCAGATGCTTTTAAGGCTGCATTGAGATTGTCCACATACGCCTGATGATGACGCTGATGATGAATGGTCATAGTTTCTTTGTCAATGAATGGTTCCAGTGCATCGTAGGCATATGAGAGCTGAGGTAAGTTGAATGTGTTCATTATTTTATTTTTTTGATTAATGTGTGTCAAAGGTAACAATATATTTTAATAAAACAACTAATTGGTTGTTTTATAGTTTTATGATGTTTAATTGTAATTAATTGATTTGTATTGTATTAATGCTAACTATTGCAAATAATAGAAAATGACTATATTTGTAGTAGGAAAATAAAACAACTAAAATATTGTCAAATGAAGAAGCCTGCAACAGACCGCATTCTGATGTTTTTAAAAATGAGAGGAGAAGCTACCTCCCTTTTAATCTCCCGGGAACTTGCCATTACCAAGGAAGGAGCGCGGAAACATCTGTTGAATCTTGCTGAAGAGGGCTTCATTAAATCGATAACGAAAAGTGAAGGAGTCGGAAGGCCCTCTACCTATTATATACTGACCGAAAAAGGGTTGTCGCAGTTTCCGGATTCCCATGCAGATATTACGGTACAGATTCTTCGCTCCGTTAAAAATCTTTTGGGCGAAAATGCCCTGGATCTGCTGATTAATGACCGCGAAAAAAATACATACGAACGCTATGAAAAAGCTCTGGCAAAAGCGGAATCTCTGGAACAGCGTCTGGATGTTCTGGTAAAAGTCCGAACTGAAGAAGGCTATATGGCAGAATGGAAAAAAGAAGGGGAAGACTATTTCCTGATAGAAAACCACTGTCCTATTTGCGCTGCTGCTACAGAATGCCAGGGATTCTGCCGTGCAGAACTCTCAAATTTTCAAAACCTGATCGGGAAAAGCCATCAGGTGGAGCGGGTCAATCATATTCTTTCGGGGGGGCAGAGGTGTGTGTATAAAATCAGTTGATTTTTTTATAAAAGATTAAAAGATTAAATAGATTGAATGATTAAATCAATCACCTAAAATTCAATAGGTATGGGCTTTAGCAAGCCTTACAAAAGATAATCCATTCATCCGGCTTTAACCAAAACCTAAATTATTTCCAAAGTAATTCTGATACGGAATTTCATCAGTTCAGGCACTAAGCAATTCAAGCTATTATTCTTTCTTTCATTTTTAAAGAAAAAGTTTAAAGAAAAATATATAGCCAACTATATAGTTCGCTTTATATTTATATATTTGTATTCAAAATATATTGATAAATGGATCATGACTTCATAAAAGAGCTTGGCTACAAAGCTCTGGACAGCAGATTAAAGAGAATAAGCGACCGGATGTCGCATGACGTAAGGAAATTCTACAAAGAACAGAATATAGATGTGGAGCCCAACTGGTACCTTGTATTCATGTTGCTTCAGAAAAACACGGAAATGGCCATTGTAGATATTGCTGAACCTTTGGGCTATTCCCATCCTTCTGTGGTGGCCATAGTAAAGAAAATGGCAGATAAAAAATATCTGCATATCAAAAAGGACAGCATTGATAAGCGGAAACAGCTGGTTTCCCTTACTGAAAAAGCCCTGAAAATGCTTCCCCAGCTGGAACAGGTCTGGGACAGCTGTGAAAAAGCAATCTTACAGGTACTTTCTGATGATCTGGGAATTCTTACGTATCTGGACAGTATAGATTCCCGTCTGAAAAATGAATCTTTTCACGACAGGTTTAAAAAACAATACTTAAAAAATAAATAATATGAAAACACTTATTCTTCTGGCTGCATTGCTTTTTTCCGGCTTTACGGTTTCCGCGGCTGAAACTAAAATTATGATCAGGGCTAAAGCGAGAGATGCCAAATTCATCGGAAGTTCACTGGGCGGCGCTCATATTATTGTCCGGAACAAATTGAATCAACAAATATTGGCAGAGGGAAATACTACCGGAAGCACCGGAAATACAGATCTGATTATGAAAACCACGAGAACACGGGAAACCTCCATTACAGATCCTCAGACAGCAGGTTTTCTGGCTACTATAGATATTGATGAGCCCACATTCGTGAGCATAGAAGTGCTCTCACCATTAAACAACAGACAGGCGCAGGCCGCCGTAAGCACAGAATTATGGCTGCTTCCCGGAAAACATATTCTGGGTGACGGAATCATTCTGGAAATACCCGGATTTATCATCGATATTCTGAAACCAAGAACCCATCAATATATTGCATTGAGCAGCATCAAAGGAAAACCTTTTCTGTTTCAGGCGAATGTTGTCATGATGTGCGGATGTGTCGTTGATAAAGGCGGAATCTGGAATTCCGACGAAATGGAAGTGAAGGGAATTCTTAAAAAAGACGGGAAATTTATCAGAAATGTTCAGATGTCACTGGTCTCTGCCAACCTTTTTGAAGGAAGCGATCTCATCAATACGCCAGGGAATTATGAACTGACTTTGTATGCATACCATGAAAAATCCGGCAACACAGGAGTAGATAAAGTGAATTATGTAGTATATGAATAAGGAACCTGCCTAATAATTCGTTAAAATTTCCATCAGCATCAGGATCGATACCAGTTTTTTAGAAGACTGGTATTCCGGGTTCAGCTGCTCGCGTATTTCCCCTAAAGCTTTACTTAATTTATTGCTCACCGTTTTATGGCTGATGCCCAGTGCTTCCGCTGTTTCATGCACAGACATATTCCTCCTGATTCTCATATCATACACACTCTGCTCCGTTGACGGAAGCTGTGAAACTACCTCATCAATTAAAGTCAGCAGGGTAGAGATCTCATTTTCTTCAAGAATTTCAAAATATTCCGAATCCGATATTTCCAGCTCGCCTTCCGGGTCAAACTCATCAATACTGACGGTAGAAGGCGTCTTTTTTGAACTGTTATAATGATCAATAATCCTGTAATGAAGATACCGGAGCAGGTAGCCTTTTGCACTTCCTGATTCATCTGTCTGTATGGCGTCCGTATCTTCCAGGACCTTTATCCAAAGGTTCTGCAGCAGTTCTTCAGACATTTCCTTGTCCCTGGTCCTCATGAAAACAAAACGGTACAAACTATCCCAATACTGCTCGTAGAACAGCATGAATGCAGGGCGGTCACCTGATTTTATTTTCTTTAATATCGTGTGGTCTGTAAGCTTCATATCGTGGGTACAAAATTACCTAAAGGAAAATTAACTTTTTGTGAACTTTGGGGATTCTAAGATTAATTATTTCTGAAAAAAATCCCATAAATGTGAATCAAATGTTGAGAAATATCTGAAATACGTTAAAATTATTAACCAACTGGTTTTAATGTGAATACAATGTTAAGAACACGCTGGGGAAGTTTTTCATTTTCACAGTCTTATAGATAGAAGTATCTGTGAATACATGAAATATTTTATGAAAAGCAAAAAAAATAAGAATACTGCAGCTTTCGTTTTTAAGCTCTGGCAAAGGGAAGTCTCCGGAGAAAAAATCTCAGAAAAAGAAAATGAAATTTTAAACCAGTGGAAAATCCGCACGGAAAAAAATCTCGACAGGGTACATATGAAAGAATCCAGAGAAAGAGTTTTATCTGCCCTGGAATTATATTTTATCAAGCCGGTAAAAGAGGCTCCTGTTTATCCACTGAAAAAATATTTTTTTGCAGCAGCCATCATACTTCTGTTATCAGTAGGAGGAATTCTTACCTATACCACATTCTTTAAGCCGGATACCTATACATCTGATTCAGGAAACCGGAAAGTATATCTGGCGGATGGCTCTGTGGTAACCTTACTGAAAGGTGCGGAGCTTACGGTTGATAAATCATTTCCCGCTTCCACCAGGATTGTTAATTTGAAAGGAGATGCTGTATTTTCCGTAGCCAAATCAAAAAAGCACCCTTTCATAGTACATGCTGATGGTTTCAGCACCAGAGTTCTTGGAACCGTGTTCAAAATCTCTCAGTCCGGAAAAGACAAGTCGGTCCAGCTGTACGAAGGGAAAGTTGCTGTTTCCTATGCCGGAACACCGGTTTCTTACCTGAAGCCTAATCAGAAATGGACCAATTTCGGGGTAGCACACACGGCAGCCGTCATATCGCTTAATCCTGAAAAAAATAGTACTGGACAAAAAACTGAACTGCTGTCCCTAAGCTTCAGTGATGTTTCATTCAGAGAAGTGGCGGAAATAATGCAGCAACATTATAAAATTAAAATCATGTATCCGAAAGAAAGCGCAGAAAAGAGAATCACCGCAGATTTTACCGGTGGAACAGCTGATGAGAATATGGAGGCGCTGGCATTTATCCTCGGACTTGAAGTACATAAAGAAAACCATATTTACACCTTAAAAAAATAAAAATTACCCTACAAAATTACCCTTTAAAAAAATAAAACTTTTAATCAAAGAGAAATTGTACATATGAAAAGATTGAAATGCGGTCTTACCGTTGCAGCAGTATTTTTTACGGTAGCAGCCGAAGCACAGGAATTGGTCCAGAAAGTATCATTTTCTGTTCCGGCCAGCAGGCCTCTCATTGAGGTTCTGGAAGATTTTGCCGGAAAAACGGGAATGCGGCTGGCCTACTCCAAAACGGATATCAGAGAGCTGAAGGTGAAAGGGGTAAAATGTGAAAATACTACGGTTAATAACTGTCTTAAAGATATTACCAGCGGGCTTCCGGTAGCATTTCGCCTCCGCGGGGATCTTATTTCAATAAAATATGAAGGAACAGGAATCTCTGTGTCAGGACAGGGAAGGATCTCAGGAAAGATCGTGGATGAAGTGGGAAATCCGGTGGCTGGAGCGGAAGTAACCATCGCTAAGAGAACCATTATAACAGATAACAACGGTGATTTTGCGGCAGATCTTCCTTCGGGAATCTATACGCTTACCGTAAAAGCTTCAAAATACAGCCCGCTGCGGGTAGAAAAACTTTCAATCATTACCAATGAAACCAATACGGTATCATTTGCGATGAAGCAGGCCCCGGAAAAAATAACGGATATCCGGGAAGTTGTGATTACCGGTACCAGAAAAGCAGATACCCAGGCCGGACTTCTTGCCCAGCAGAAAAAAGCGGCCCAGATGAGTGACGGAATCTCCGCAGAACAGATTGCAAAAACCCCGGATAACGATGTGGGGGGCACCCTGAAAAGAGTAACGGGAATTACAACGATTGATAATAAATATGTAGTGGTACGTTCCATGGGAGAACGCTGGAATACCGCAGCAATGGACGGAATCAACCTTCCGAGTACGGAAGCCTACAACCAGAACTTTTCATTTGATATTATCCCGACCGCAATGGTGGAAAGTATTGTGGTGAGCAAAACGGCAACCCCGGATATGAATGCCAGCTTTGCAGGTGGCTATGTGGAAGTGAGAACCAAAGATATTCCCAATGAAAATTTTACGACGGTAAGTGTGGGAACTTCCTATAATGACCAGTCGGCGTTCAAAGAATTCCTTACCCGCAAGCGTGGAAAATATGATTATTTCGGGTATGA containing:
- a CDS encoding MarR family winged helix-turn-helix transcriptional regulator, with the protein product MDHDFIKELGYKALDSRLKRISDRMSHDVRKFYKEQNIDVEPNWYLVFMLLQKNTEMAIVDIAEPLGYSHPSVVAIVKKMADKKYLHIKKDSIDKRKQLVSLTEKALKMLPQLEQVWDSCEKAILQVLSDDLGILTYLDSIDSRLKNESFHDRFKKQYLKNK
- a CDS encoding superoxide dismutase; protein product: MNTFNLPQLSYAYDALEPFIDKETMTIHHQRHHQAYVDNLNAALKASEETSTDLDSILQRISEYSPAVRNNGGGHYNHSLFWEILSPQPKLNPEGKLAEAINSGFESLENLKAEMKKAGLGQFGSGWVWLFVKFSGSLAITSTPNQDNPMMDIQSANRGFPILGIDVWEHAYYLAYQNKRADYLDSFWSVLDWSAVERKYEEALSKIR
- a CDS encoding RNA polymerase sigma factor — translated: MKLTDHTILKKIKSGDRPAFMLFYEQYWDSLYRFVFMRTRDKEMSEELLQNLWIKVLEDTDAIQTDESGSAKGYLLRYLHYRIIDHYNSSKKTPSTVSIDEFDPEGELEISDSEYFEILEENEISTLLTLIDEVVSQLPSTEQSVYDMRIRRNMSVHETAEALGISHKTVSNKLSKALGEIREQLNPEYQSSKKLVSILMLMEILTNY
- a CDS encoding helix-turn-helix domain-containing protein, with amino-acid sequence MNDEFYCTFIKPNPLLNSFVENIGMFHNPTDEPKEVVIMPDGRVDLFFMRSGSEDSFSVFLIGLETSPEQRNIPPQTIAFAVSFRPLAVEYILHTSIADLLNSGKNLPDDFWNITPDDLENLKTFQQKVSEKIAELLPEKTDERKLKLFDLIYSSNGEMSVKELSEKTGWSSRQINRYFNQRLGLSLKAYCTILRFRASLEHIAEGKLFPELNFADQTHFIKEIRKFSGVAPKELSQNKNDRFILLSVLKQK
- a CDS encoding MsnO8 family LLM class oxidoreductase, whose protein sequence is MKLKLGILDQSPTIKGGTSLQALKNSIDLAVFADEVGFHSVVYSEHHGVEAYGSSSPEILAAVVLSKTSRIKVGTGGIMMKNYSAYKIAEWTKMLGSLYPERFILGLGKAPGGLKDAVSALNNHRPVILSSQEAKLEEIIQYIKEEKGIYEDLIAQPVTLDHFPEILWLGSGVQSAKEAARHGVGYSYADFMRNEQGKERTETYLNEFDKTRYSPVPSLQLAVAVSVAETLETAELNAYGMAYQFLQARHIQAPEALLPAEIIQERIKVNEDEEEFFKILDHIIIDTPDNISQRLQEKAELYNTDELLILCNMYNESDRINTYKSIILAH
- a CDS encoding FAD-dependent oxidoreductase; protein product: MLTDNKSIAIVGGGPGGLMLARLLQLKNADVKVYERDLNQYARVQGSPLDMHEGSGLDAIREADLMTEFRVQYRPGADKMLIVNEHAEILFTDHETKPDEDFGNEYFRPEIDRGPLRNMLLDSLRPETVVWDSHFISMQPQNQGWLLNFKNGTSVYADIVIAADGANSKIRPYLTDIKPIYSGILMLEGNVYDAGNNAPHIKKLIKDGKIMAFGNSKNLLLGQKGGGDLGFYASFRTDENWAAESGLDFSDSTRMTEWFKTEYSEWNPVWSELFENAAVPFIPRPIYSMPLDQTWETKPNLTLLGDAAHVMPPFAGEGANMALLDALELSKCLTSNQFSSLHEAIRHYETEMRKRAAEATKESLENGERMHSETALENMLEFFSSH
- a CDS encoding DUF2480 family protein translates to MEQKTFINKAEASGIIAFDLLHYKPTIEIVELDIKDHLFMGMIVKEKEFKESIAAVDFSVYNEKAVGIICSTDAIIPPWAFMILMEKLFPYVVYADLNNAETILLDLWKRRLMYADMKSYKNQKVVVRARADHDPSLYLLAAGLLKPWVKSLMYGEIGMPKVIFKT
- a CDS encoding 4Fe-4S dicluster domain-containing protein, which produces MAITITDACINCGACEPECPNSAIYEGAIDWRWQDKTRLSGRVTFPDGSEVDADAYQQAYSDDVYYIVPGKCTECKGFHEEPQCKTVCPVDCCVDDPDHRETEETLFERQHFLHH
- a CDS encoding helix-turn-helix transcriptional regulator; the protein is MKKPATDRILMFLKMRGEATSLLISRELAITKEGARKHLLNLAEEGFIKSITKSEGVGRPSTYYILTEKGLSQFPDSHADITVQILRSVKNLLGENALDLLINDREKNTYERYEKALAKAESLEQRLDVLVKVRTEEGYMAEWKKEGEDYFLIENHCPICAAATECQGFCRAELSNFQNLIGKSHQVERVNHILSGGQRCVYKIS
- a CDS encoding DinB family protein is translated as MEITSAASFIDYYEKIRARTLRLLEVVPAEHLDFSYKPGKFTIGDQIRHIAAIERYMYGETISGRKSAYQGCGKELADGYENVMAFFNEMHRQTIEIIRGLSDEDLKGKCLTPPGHEITVWKWLRAMTEHEIHHRAELYIYLNLLDVKTPQIYGFSAEEVQGMSVRL
- a CDS encoding FecR family protein translates to MKSKKNKNTAAFVFKLWQREVSGEKISEKENEILNQWKIRTEKNLDRVHMKESRERVLSALELYFIKPVKEAPVYPLKKYFFAAAIILLLSVGGILTYTTFFKPDTYTSDSGNRKVYLADGSVVTLLKGAELTVDKSFPASTRIVNLKGDAVFSVAKSKKHPFIVHADGFSTRVLGTVFKISQSGKDKSVQLYEGKVAVSYAGTPVSYLKPNQKWTNFGVAHTAAVISLNPEKNSTGQKTELLSLSFSDVSFREVAEIMQQHYKIKIMYPKESAEKRITADFTGGTADENMEALAFILGLEVHKENHIYTLKK
- a CDS encoding 2Fe-2S iron-sulfur cluster-binding protein, with amino-acid sequence MKEEITITVKDQDGNVHHLICPLDMGLSLKDLCKAYELPMEAMCGGMAMCATCHCYILSESSALPEKGDIEEALLSELFTTNSSSRLACQIQLTGAMDGLSIEIAPN
- a CDS encoding NADPH-dependent FMN reductase, with product MKAIIFNGSLERRSESTSGRISQYFMEELKQMGIQPEIFTLADSGIPLFDVTLTKTPLAVERMTQLFLDADIHFWLAPLYHGSIPGVMKNCLDWLEVTAGYYHPYLTDKKVGLVCWADGLQAVQGINAMDVIAKSLRAWPLPFSVPVIRTGLFDPEDPAKISSLYSDKFNKLISIAVSRKIEKVE